In one window of Primulina tabacum isolate GXHZ01 chromosome 8, ASM2559414v2, whole genome shotgun sequence DNA:
- the LOC142554093 gene encoding LOW QUALITY PROTEIN: uncharacterized protein LOC142554093 (The sequence of the model RefSeq protein was modified relative to this genomic sequence to represent the inferred CDS: inserted 1 base in 1 codon), which translates to MDIWSWICELPDSDEWNVSNSQQILSLPCSKNKNSETRSIELRAERVRGLDSEVSLTFSICFVGFPCLEEKETTIWASDMCPLDWGKPFLPLXLRLLQEIVSRSPTAHDNSTLRRWQLGKPNLQPVSWILDSYSQESFSSFFNLVFLMHLFWLCAWDSPSEVGSFYFHSLLAPNIDAFTCKHAPVMRSFFIAIGADVEHCFMRTFGYILAKWLILRDVEAGIPNLTHLPSKNLGFSYAMEAHGLWILKGYAPVKSMNCVQSFQGQNGNFPSVMQATESLLKYALAHQQLEAVIQLEYTVGFHENYVQVNARVDNLRLHVVKLGFKKDKDEILLEEKYFPSRIRMWVGPEAGAGYVGGLSLGRSTDNVEREMEIEKILKGSFENSKSPKVKAMEKKATRAKIKNWRWDQDVEGNVALFDASLCDTTTGVEVAMWKPIVGGEIRVDFKNRYTGDGRGFSKSGGLVVSGADCGGSVGWRMSKEMEGSVLKWRIGGKIWVTYLANNVRTSYYETRCIEWCDEVDLPIIPSQN; encoded by the exons ATGGATATTTGGTCATGGATATGTGAACTTCCTGACTCGGACGAGTGGAATGTGTCGAATTCACAGCAGATTTTGTCACTCCCGTGTTCCAAAAATAAAAACTCGGAAACTCGATCGATTGAACTCAGAGCTGAGAGAGTTCGTGGGTTGGATTCGGAAGTTTCCCTTACGTTCTCAATTTGCTTCGTTGGGTTTCCCTGTTTAGAAGAAAAGGAGACGACCATCTGGGCTTCTGACATGTGTCCCTTGGATTGGGGCAAGCCCTTCTTGCCGC GTCTTCGACTCCTTCAAGAAATCGTGTCGCGTTCACCCACCGCGCATGATAACAGCACCCTCCGCCGTTGGCAGCTCGGGAAGCCCAACCTGCAGCCGGTGTCGTGGATTCTTGACTCTTACTCACAGGAATCTTTCTCCAGCTTCTTCAACCTCGTCTTCCTCATGCACCTTTTCTGGCTCTGCGCGTGGGACTCGCCGTCGGAAGTTGGCTCCTTCTATTTCCATTCATTGCTGGCACCGAACATCGACGCATTTACGTGCAAACACGCGCCGGTGATGCGGAGCTTCTTCATCGCAATCGGAGCAGATGTAGAGCACTGTTTCATGCGCACCTTCGGGTACATCTTAGCTAAATGGCTTATTTTAAGAGATGTCGAAGCTGGAATACCGAATTTGACCCATTTACCCTCAAAGAATCTTGGATTCTCTTATGCCATGGAAGCTCACGGGTTATGGATTTTGAAGGGTTATGCTCCGGTGAAATCCATGAACTGCGTGCAGTCATTTCAGGGTCAAAACGGTAATTTCCCTTCTGTCATGCAGGCAACAGAATCTCTGCTGAAGTACGCTTTAGCCCATCAGCAGCTTGAGGCTGTGATTCAGTTGGAATATACAGTTGGGTTTCATGAAAACTATGTTCAAGTAAACGCACGTGTGGATAATTTACGTCTGCATGTGGTTAAACTAGGGTTCAAGAAAGACAAGGATGAAATTTTACTTGAGGAGAAGTATTTCCCATCAAGGATTCGGATGTGGGTTGGGCCGGAAGCTGGGGCCGGTTATGTGGGCGGGTTGAGTTTGGGCCGGTCCACGGATAACGTGGAGAGGGAGATGGAAATCGAAAAGATCTTAAAGGGTAGCTTTGAAAATTCAAAGTCCCCTAAGGTGAAAGCAATGGAGAAGAAGGCAACTAGAGCCAAAATCAAGAATTGGAGATGGGACCAAGATGTGGAGGGAAATGTTGCATTATTTGATGCAAGTTTGTGTGATACTACCACTGGGGTTGAGGTTGCCATGTGGAAGCCTATTGTTGGTGGAGAAATTAGGGTAGATTTTAAGAATCGGTACACAGGAGATGGCCGGGGATTTTCGAAGTCTGGCGGTCTGGTAGTTTCCGGGGCGGATTGCGGTGGAAGTGTGGGGTGGAGGATGAGCAAAGAGATGGAAGGGAGTGTGTTGAAGTGGAGGATAGGTGGGAAGATTTGGGTGACATATTTGGCTAATAACGTGAGGACTTCATATTATGAGACAAGATGTATTGAGTGGTGTGATGAGGTTGATTTGCCTATAATACCTAGCCAGAATTAG
- the LOC142552536 gene encoding LYR motif-containing protein At3g19508, which yields MVISEMSKALRAYSEVLRLVRRLPQDTRGYYAKYARENFVNYREVDPKDEAFLHELLNRTYTHSLWVLNKYSVNESAANKLKEICSAGA from the exons ATGGTTATCAGCGAAATGTCGAAAGCTTTAAGAGCCTACAGTGAAGTGCTGAGGCTCGTTCGACGCCTCCCACAAGATACTAGGGGTTATTACGCTAAGTACGCTCGCGAGAACTTCGTCAACTACAGAGAAGTCGACCCAAAAGACGAGGCTTTCCTTCACGAACTCCTCAACAGAACTTATACACATTCTTTATGGGTTCTCAACAAG TACTCGGTGAATGAATCTGCTGCGAATAAGCTGAAGGAGATCTGCTCAGCGGGTGCCTGA
- the LOC142552537 gene encoding mogroside I-E synthase-like — translation MAADGRRNLNLLVLPFPAQGHISPSLAFSKFLASKGLNITILTTSHLTKSAKGSLCSSSINIQAISDGSEEDKDRKETPEEMLARFKRCVSQNLANFLDEMIESGSVARAIIYDSCLPWVLDIARGRGLLAASFFTQSCSVCAVYYHLKNGLLKFSDADRVVSMPALPRLETGELPVFPKVMDPNNTIMNFITGQFSNLEEVDWIFFNTFDKLEYQVIEWMSKRWPIKTIGPTISLSQTNEVISDQKNDHMISIFEPTDEEACIEWLDLKEANSVLYVSFGSVAALPKEQMEELAFGLIMSNCDFLWVVRSSEENKLPPDFISNVRDRGLIVKWCPQPRILAHPAVSCFMTHCGWNSFLEALSCGVPMMGMAQWGDQKTNAKFIEDVWNVGVRIPGDIKREELAKFVAEVVHGDKRKELKRNACKWKELVEEAVGKGGSSAKNVDDFVSLILGG, via the exons ATGGCAGCAGATGGAAGAAGAAACCTTAATCTTCTAGTCCTCCCTTTCCCTGCGCAGGGTCACATAAGTCCCTCCCTCGCTTTCTCCAAATTCCTAGCCTCGAAGGGTCTGAATATCACCATTCTAACCACCTCACATTTAACCAAATCAGCCAAAGGTTCCTTATGCAGCAGCTCAATCAACATTCAAGCTATATCCGACGGCTCCGAGGAGGATAAGGATCGAAAGGAGACCCCGGAAGAGATGCTCGCTCGTTTCAAGCGATGTGTCTCGCAGAATTTGGCTAATTTTCTTGACGAAATGATCGAATCTGGTTCTGTCGCTAGAGCCATCATTTATGATTCTTGTTTGCCATGGGTTCTGGACATCGCTCGAGGACGAGGCTTGCTAGCAGCGTCGTTTTTCACTCAATCTTGCTCCGTTTGTGCCGTGTACTATCATTTGAAAAATGGGTTGTTGAAGTTTTCTGATGCAGATCGCGTCGTGTCCATGCCTGCATTGCCACGCCTCGAGACCGGAGAGTTGCCCGTGTTCCCGAAGGTTATGGATCCTAATAACACTATAATGAATTTTATTACTGGTCAGTTCTCTAATCTTGAGGAAGTGGATTGGATCTTTTTCAACACATTTGACAAGCTTGAATATCAG GTAATCGAGTGGATGTCTAAAAGATGGCCAATAAAGACGATTGGCCCTACGATCTCGTTATCACAGACAAACGAGGTGATCTCCGACCAGAAGAATGATCATATGATTAGTATCTTTGAGCCAACTGATGAAGAAGCCTGCATAGAATGGCTAGACTTGAAAGAAGCAAACTCAGTCCTTTATGTGTCGTTTGGAAGTGTTGCTGCGCTTCCAAAAGAACAAATGGAGGAGCTTGCATTTGGCCTAATAATGAGCAATTGTGATTTCTTGTGGGTAGTAAGATCGTCAGAAGAGAATAAGCTCCCTCCCGATTTCATTTCTAATGTCCGGGATCGAGGTTTGATTGTAAAATGGTGCCCACAGCCTCGGATCCTGGCTCATCCCGCTGTCTCGTGTTTTATGACACACTGTGGGTGGAATTCTTTTCTCGAGGCATTGAGTTGCGGTGTGCCGATGATGGGAATGGCACAGTGGGGTGATCAGAAGACGAATGCGAAGTTTATTGAGGATGTTTGGAACGTAGGCGTTCGGATCCCAGGGGACATTAAGAGAGAAGAGCTTGCCAAGTTTGTGGCAGAAGTTGTGCATGGAGATAAGAGGAAGGAGCTTAAAAGAAACGCTTGTAAGTGGAAGGAATTGGTTGAAGAAGCCGTGGGGAAAGGTGGGAGTTCTGCTAAGAATGTTGATGACTTTGTTTCACTGATTTTGGGTGGCTAA